From Anopheles darlingi chromosome 2, idAnoDarlMG_H_01, whole genome shotgun sequence, the proteins below share one genomic window:
- the LOC125948988 gene encoding uncharacterized protein LOC125948988 isoform X6, with protein sequence MGLNKRDKQDKLKSQSLLDSERSSHDGGGGSSSTTRTVVVDHGTIVVPIETVVSTVSSTSKQSASSKSSSSKQQQILHSSTTDAGSIAESVHLSTEKSFGALDGAVAPVGASKLAEQKFSTVSSVRSAAQKSKQIDNIIEKIHHIASDTISTTEQITTAAPPSAASFTHGTKDVTQKKTVLLGDSGAQQSGSSGVAGGDTVSQQQVITTVVPSKIEFTTVAFEGSAHNSSNISSSSSHTSNIVSGSSSSNTSAINQQTRSHGAVRSERMMSESSATQQQQSESRSSKSEHSSSTVQSSSSSSSTMKSSSSKKSHSEAHSKSLVSGETAHSSLRSQKHLIDGADVQNGGTVLGVSSTITTAPDHSTYDQQSFHTIGADGSRKQVDSQSYSMAKSQAPTTKILHDAAGNQITSTSASYQSAQGHSTSSFQTSGTHDHKALDSKLHQAINTSSAISSSHRDERVSSTSTSSAVNSSSSSSDKRFSVIDSTTLENYSTKAEQDSSSAQHSSMLMKNASAHTVASLSSAHDSLDSTIQSTQLVTESSQMADHRQQHLESSKTIESASHYEQMDESSSSRRKTSEFREQRESNAAILKRKIYDESGRRLNLIDEKIVPKDIVTADLQDDVTNVTKTSFEAKLFNPTLKRWELVDQKTILEKDITTEIPVEIVKELEVERPELANITTTIQLTKVYDAKTKQWKTVDQKKHIDVVEKITYLEENSGRSELNESEHSKNLRSMDMVDRVTIKEVQDLSEEKRQQLNKSKKRVDERTTQEQCICEICTCGRHNCFNCGSGTVSTQTKSSKYISSSNSENFYHQENFTSELNEESSTIRRGTWTKEDAEQHQTNRRESYTIEHSSTENDVSGRRLTWTKDDFEAVDISKIKGERPKPIRHEDNLKPEGQFYAPERQGYTPGERVRPIKHDDNLRPEGAFSAPEKPEYRSGERPKPVRPQDNLKPEGEFERPQKPSVGKPERSQPVRHDDNLRPEGDFERPEKSPFRPAERPKQVRPDDNLRPEGDFERPEKSSFRPAERPKQIKPEDNLRPEGDFQTPQRPEYRSGERPKPIRHDDNLRPEGDFERPEKSPFRPAERPKQVRPDDNLRPEGDFERPEKSPFRPAERPKQVRPEDNLRPEGEFTSPEKPQYRPAERPKQIKPEDNLRPEGDFQTPERPEYRSGERPKPIRHDDNLRPEGDFERPEKSPFRPAERPKQVRPDDNLRPEGDFERPEKSPFRPAERPKQVRPEDNLRPEGEFTSPEKPQYRPAERPKQIKPEDNLRPEGDFQTPERPEYRSGERPKPIRHDDNLRPEGDFDRPEKSPFRPAGRPKQVRPEDNLRPEGDFDKPQKPEYRSAERPKQVRPQDNLKPEGDFERPQPTVVGKAERAQIIRHEDNLYMEGNFERTEKTVFIAGERPKPIRPDDNLRPEGDFERPEKSPFRPAERPKQVRPEDNLRPEGEFTSPEKPQYRPAERPKQIKPEDNLRPEGDFQTPERPEYRSGERPKPIRPDDNLRPEGDFERPEKSPFRPAERPKQVRPDDNLRPEGDFERPEKSPFRPAERPKQVRPEDNLRPEGEFTSPEKPQYRPAERPKQIKPEDNLRPEGDFQTPERPEYRSGERPKPIRPDDNLRPEGDFERPEKSPFRPAERPKQVRPDDNLRPEGDFERPEKSPFRPAERPKQVRPEDNLRPEGEFTSPEKPQYRPAERPKQIKPEDNLRPEGDFQTPERPEYRSGERPKPIRHDDNLRPEGDFERPEKSPFRPAERPKQVRPDDNLRPEGDFERPEKSPFRPAERPKQVRPEDNLRPEGDFDKPQKPEYRSAERPKQVRPQDNLKPEGDFERPQPTVVGKAERAQIIRHEDNLYMEGNFERTEKTVFIAGERPKPIRPDDNLRPEGDFERPEKSPFRPAERPKQVRPEDNLRPEGEFTSPEKPQYRPAERPKQIKPEDNLRPEGDFQTPERPEYRSGERPKPIRHDDNLRPEGDFERPEKSPFRPAERPKQVRPDDNLRPEGDFERPEKSPFRPAERPKQVRPEDNLRPEGDFDKPQKPEYRSAERPKQVRPQDNLKPEGDFERPQPTVVGKAERAQIIRHEDNLYMEGNFERTEKTVFIAGERPKPIRPDDNLRPEGDFERPEKSPFRPAERPKQVRPEDNLRPEGEFTSPEKPQYRPAERPKQIKPEDNLRSEGKFQAPERPEYRTGERPKPIRPDDNLRPEGDFERPEKSPFKPAERPKQIKPEDNLKTEGEFSTPQKPQFKPAERPKQIKPQDNLKPEGDFDRPKPVESIGKGDRAQIVKHADNLRVEGTFERVEKTVYVSGERPKPIKPDDNLRPEGEFSTPEKQTFRPAERPKQIKPQDNLRPEGDFDRPQKSVAGPGERPKPIKHDDNLRPEGTFERPEKAQFKPAERPKQIRPEDNLRTEGEFEKPQKSQFQPAERPKQVKPQDNLQIEGDYNSFKEYTEQKQRKEAILKEVHEPTIADGAVLVTTQTVTTILKGDKKQPTGRQTTTTEVQDQSNHSEESFAHSRNENIQHHRSEHITSSNALTRAQHVESSVNEHDRLTQRSTTNQTQSIHDVSGRNIAESKTNHSHRQMVNGSTVVSGVSQEQRTQHSVQSSSSSSKIHHTSSSMQQQQSTISDTQHLHGTHSQHLNVQHGEPTVQRHSREQVTGSQTSSTSSKVVVDGKVITDKSASNRHATEKLAVDGVVVTDKSFTERQQSGFDGMDSIQQAHYTSGQTVHDSSATNIGSSSTKRAQNQAIRSTTNNITNLEGTNGVHKGSQRNGTAHSQASTVDHATETQVKKLVGGKWVTKTIKTESKASNQQQHQQQGKVHDVSSHRQQGVLTGQISVAEQNKLNQQHSSIGTSSDQHTRSSAHHISVAEQNKLNQQHSSIGTSSEVHAHSSSSTSSSSVVKSHSSSKMVSEKVVQRGTTESVVSAAGSPSGRTGARGGSSIVLGESTVDSASSRRAAQQQSSTTTKLIGGKLVQVASSNDTSNNTSSTAGKSSGVTSTSSTSSNVHHSATNDQSSTSTKSSSSSVMKSSKVESSSTAASSTTSGQQQHHRKNTFASTENVNNAILCRPAQGPVATTTGIALHATNGSASSMSVSGYNQRKSISNLNDSAMYATTNRTSYSSLHRRGKESTEARMQNYVKAVETDTIVGRTVRGQACPPPSLAGLGLGSSTIGTSHGMKGSSNTSTSVTTSSSTASNNQKTLRDYHTAMNVSRSSTKANASSISFGDDKFHGSSSYKVQYIQQHEGRCPAAVHDNLKLSKVTKQHTYYVRDQK encoded by the exons ATGGGTTTGAACAAGCGTGATAAGCAGGATAAGCTGAAGAGCCAGAGTTTGCTCGATTCCGAGCGATCCTCAcatgacggtggcggtggctcctCGTCGACCACGCGcacggtcgtcgtcgatcacGGTACGATCGTGGTGCCCATCGAAACCGTGGTATCGACTGTTAGCTCCACTAGCAAGCAATCGGCTTCCAGCAAGTCGAGCAGctcgaagcagcaacagatccTGCACAGTTCCACCACCGATGCGGGCAGTATCGCGGAATCGGTGCATCTCAGCACCGAGAAGTCATTCGGAGCGCTGGACGGAGCAGTTGCACCGGTCGGCGCTAGCAAGCTGGCGGAGCAAAAGTTCAGTACGGTGAGCAGTGTGCGCAGTGCGGCTCAAAAGTCGAAACAGATCGATAACATCATCGAAAAGATCCATCACATTGCGAGCGATACGATCAGTACGACCGAGCAGATCACTACGGCCGCCCCACCATCGGCGGCATCGTTCACGCACGGAACGAAGGATGTGACACAGAAGAAAACGGTGTTGTTGGGTGACAGTGGGGCACAACAGAGTGGCAGTAGTGGCGTGGCGGGTGGCGATACTGTCAGTCAGCAACAAGTGATAACCACCGTCGTGCCGAGTAAGATCGAGTTCACAACAGTGGCCTTCGAAGGTAGTGCCCATAACagtagcaacatcagcagcagcagcagccacaccagcaacatcgtcagtggcagcagcagtagcaatacCAGTGCCATAAATCAGCAAACTCGGTCACACGGTGCAGTGCGCAGTGAGAGGATGATGTCCGAGTCCAGTgccactcagcagcagcaaagcgaaTCGCGATCAAGTAAAAGTGAGCACTCGAGCTCTACGgtgcaatcgtcgtcgtcgtcgtcgtcaacgatGAAATCCTCTTCGTCGAAGAAATCACACTCCGAAGCCCACAGCAAGAGCCTAGTGTCGGGTGAAACGGCACACTCGTCCCTGCGATCGCAGAAACATCTGATCGATGGGGCTGATGTACAGAATGGTGGCACCGTGTTAGGTGTGTCGTCTACGATCACTACTGCTCCAGATCATTCCACGTACGATCAGCAATCATTCCATACGATCGGTGCGGATGGTAGCAGGAAGCAGGTCGACAGCCAGAGCTACTCGATGGCCAAGAGTCAAGCGCCGACAACGAAAATCCTGCACGATGCAGCCGGTAATCAAATCACCAGCACGTCTGCCTCGTATCAGTCGGCCCAAGGACACAGTACCTCATCCTTCCAAACATCGGGTACGCACGATCACAAAGCCCTCGATTCGAAGCTCCATCAAGCCATCAACACCAGCTCAGCCATTTCGTCCTCACACCGTGACGAACGCGTgtcatccacatccacatcgTCTGCTGTAaactcgtcctcctcgtcctccgacAAGAGGTTCTCCGTGATCGATTCAACAACATTGGAGAACTACTCTACTAAGGCAGAGCAAGACTCCAGTAGTGCCCAGCACTCGAGCATGTTGATGAAGAATGCATCCGCACACACCGTGGCTAGCCTATCGTCAGCGCACGATTCGCTCGATAGCACGATCCAAAGCACACAGCTGGTGACGGAATCGAGCCAAATGGCagaccaccgacagcagcacctGGAATCGAGCAAAACCATCGAGTCAGCATCGCACTACGAGCAGATGgacgaaagcagcagctcacgGCGCAAGACGTCCGAGTTCCGTGAGCAGCGTGAGTCCAATGCCGCCATTCTGAAGCGCAAAATCTACGACGAAAGTGGACGCCGGTTGAACTTGATCGATGAAAAGATCGTACCGAAGGACATTGTCACTGCTGACCTGCAGGACGATGTCACGAACGTGACGAAAACGTCGTTCGAGGCGAAACTGTTCAACCCGACGCTGAAGCGCTGGGAACTGGTAGACCAGAAGACCATCCTGGAAAAAGACATCACCACCGAGATACCGGTAGAGATTGTCAAGGAGCTGGAGGTGGAGCGTCCCGAGCTGGctaacatcaccaccacaataCAGCTGACGAAG GTTTACGATGCCAAGACGAAGCAATGGAAAACGGTGGACCAAAAGAAACATATCGATGTGGTGGAGAAGATCACCTACCTCGAGGAAAATTCGGGCCGCTCCGAACTCAACGAATCGGAACACTCGAAAAACCTCCGATCAATGGACATGGTG GACCGCGTTACAATCAAAGAAGTGCAAGATCTGAGCGAagagaagcggcagcagctcaACAAATCGAAGAAACGTGTCGACGAGCGGACCACTCAGGAGCAGTGCATCTGCGAGATCTGTACATGTGG ACGACACAATTGCTTCAATTGCGGCAGTGGTACAGTATCTACTCAGACAAAGTCTTCAAAGTACATCTCATCGAGCAATTCGGAAAATTTTTACCATCAAG AAAATTTCACATCTGAGCTCAATGAAGAATCATCGACGATTCGAAGGGGAACGTGGACTAAGGAAGACGCTGAGCAGCATCAGACGAACCGCAGGGAGTCCTACACAATtgagcacagcagcacagagAACGATGTGTCCGGGCGCCGACTGACATGGACAAAGGATGACTTCGAAGCTGTTGATATTAGCAAAATTAAGGGCGAACGCCCCAAGCCGATCCGTCACGAAGACAACCTTAAACCAGAAGGTCAATTCTACGCACCGGAGCGCCAGGGTTACACGCCAGGAGAGCGTGTAAGACCGATCAAACATGATGATAATTTACGGCCCGAAGGAGCATTCTCAGCACCGGAAAAGCCAGAATATCGGTCTGGAGAAAGACCTAAGCCAGTTAGACCGCAAGATAACCTCAAACCAGAAGGTGAATTCGAACGACCTCAAAAACCATCAGTTGGCAAACCAGAACGGTCACAGCCTGTGCGCCATGACGACAACCTGCGTCCGGAAGGAGACTTCGAGCGTCCAGAGAAGTCGCCATTCAGACCAGCCGAGCGTCCTAAGCAAGTTCGTCCCGATGATAATCTGCGCCCAGAAGGAGACTTCGAGCGTCCAGAGAAGTCATCTTTCAGACCTGCTGAACGACCGAAGCAAATCAAAC CTGAGGATAATCTGCGTCCGGAAGGCGACTTCCAGACTCCTCAGCGCCCAGAATATCGATCAGGAGAGCGACCGAAGCCAATTCGCCATGACGACAATCTACGTCCGGAAGGAGACTTCGAGCGTCCAGAGAAGTCGCCATTCAGAC CTGCTGAGCGTCCGAAGCAGGTTCGTCCCGATGATAATCTGCGTCCGGAAGGAGACTTCGAGCGTCCAGAGAAGTCACCTTTCAGAC CTgccgagcgaccgaagcagGTTCGCCCAGAGGATAATCTGCGCCCTGAAGGAGAATTCACATCGCCAGAAAAGCCTCAATACAGACCTGCTGAGCGACCGAAGCAAATCAAACCTGAGGATAATCTGCGTCCGGAAGGCGACTTCCAAACTCCTGAGCGCCCAGAATATCGATCAGGAGAGCGACCGAAGCCAATTCGCCATGACGATAATCTACGTCCGGAAGGAGACTTCGAGCGTCCAGAGAAGTCGCCATTCAGACCTGCTGAGCGTCCGAAGCAG GTTCGTCCCGACGATAATCTGCGTCCAGAAGGAGATTTCGAACGTCCAGAGAAGTCACCATTCAGACCTGCTGAGCGACCGAAGCAGGTTCGTCCAGAGGATAATCTGCGTCCTGAAGGAGAATTCACATCGCCAGAAAAGCCTCAATACAGACCTGCTGAGCGACCGAAGCAAATCAAACCTGAGGATAATCTGCGTCCGGAAGGCGACTTCCAAACTCCCGAGCGCCCAGAATATCGATCAGGAGAGCGACCGAAGCCAATTCGCCATGACGATAATCTACGTCCGGAAGGAGACTTCGATCGTCCAGAGAAGTCGCCATTCAGACCTGCTGGGCGTCCGAAGCAG GTTCGTCCAGAGGATAATCTGCGTCCGGAAGGAGACTTTGACAAGCCTCAGAAGCCAGAATATCGATCAGCTGAGCGGCCGAAACAAGTGCGACCTCAGGATAATCTCAAACCTGAGGGAGATTTCGAAAGACCACAACCTACAGTCGTTGGAAAAGCTGAACGAGCTCAAATCATTCGTCATGAAGATAACCTTTACATGGAAGGAAACTTTGAGCGCACTGAGAAAACTGTCTTTATTGCTGGAGAGCGGCCGAAGCCAATTCGTCCCGACGATAATCTGCGTCCAGAAGGTGACTTCGAGCGTCCAGAGAAGTCACCATTCAGACCTGCTGAGCGACCGAAGCAGGTTCGTCCAGAGGATAATCTGCGCCCTGAAGGAGAATTCACATCGCCAGAAAAGCCTCAATACAGACCTGCTGAGCGACCGAAGCAAATCAAACCTGAGGATAATCTGCGTCCAGAAGGCGACTTCCAGACTCCTGAGCGCCCAGAATATCGATCAGGAGAGCGACCGAAGCCAATTCGTCCCGACGATAATCTACGTCCGGAAGGAGACTTCGAGCGCCCAGAGAAGTCGCCATTCAGACCTGCTGAGCGTCCGAAGCAGGTTCGTCCCGACGATAATCTGCGTCCAGAAGGAGATTTCGAGCGTCCAGAGAAGTCACCATTCAGACCTgccgagcgaccgaagcagGTTCGCCCAGAGGATAATCTGCGCCCTGAAGGAGAATTCACATCGCCAGAAAAGCCTCAATACAGACCTGCTGAGCGACCGAAGCAAATCAAACCTGAGGATAATCTGCGTCCGGAAGGCGACTTCCAGACTCCTGAGCGCCCAGAATATCGATCAGGAGAGCGACCGAAGCCAATTCGTCCCGACGATAATCTACGTCCGGAAGGAGACTTCGAGCGCCCAGAGAAGTCGCCATTCAGACCTGCTGAGCGTCCGAAGCAGGTTCGTCCCGACGATAATCTGCGTCCAGAAGGAGATTTCGAACGTCCAGAGAAGTCACCATTCAGACCTGCAGAGCGACCGAAGCAGGTTCGTCCAGAGGATAATCTGCGTCCTGAAGGAGAATTCACATCGCCAGAAAAGCCTCAATACAGACCTGCTGAGCGACCGAAGCAAATCAAACCTGAGGATAATCTGCGTCCGGAAGGCGACTTCCAAACTCCTGAGCGCCCAGAATATCGATCAGGAGAGCGACCGAAGCCAATTCGCCATGACGATAATCTACGTCCGGAAGGAGACTTCGAGCGTCCAGAGAAGTCGCCATTCAGACCTGCTGAGCGTCCGAAGCAGGTTCGTCCGGATGATAATCTGCGTCCGGAAGGAGACTTCGAGCGTCCAGAGAAGTCACCTTTCAGACCTGCTGAGCGACCGAAGCAGGTTCGTCCAGAGGATAATCTGCGTCCGGAAGGAGACTTTGACAAGCCTCAGAAGCCAGAATATCGATCAGCTGAGCGGCCGAAACAAGTGCGACCTCAGGATAATCTCAAACCAGAGGGAGATTTCGAAAGACCACAACCTACAGTCGTTGGAAAAGCTGAACGAGCTCAAATCATTCGTCATGAAGATAACCTCTACATGGAAGGAAACTTTGAGCGTACTGAGAAAACTGTCTTTATTGCTGGAGAGCGGCCGAAGCCAATTCGTCCCGACGATAATCTGCGTCCAGAAGGAGACTTCGAGCGTCCAGAGAAGTCACCATTCAGACCTGCTGAGCGACCGAAGCAGGTTCGTCCAGAGGATAATCTGCGCCCTGAAGGAGAATTCACATCGCCAGAAAAGCCTCAATACAGACCTGCTGAGCGGCCGAAGCAAATCAAACCTGAGGATAATCTGCGTCCGGAAGGCGACTTCCAGACTCCTGAACGCCCAGAATATCGATCAGGAGAGCGACCGAAGCCAATTCGCCATGACGATAATCTACGTCCGGAAGGAGACTTCGAGCGTCCAGAGAAGTCGCCATTCAGACCTGCTGAGCGTCCGAAGCAGGTTCGTCCCGACGATAATCTGCGTCCGGAAGGAGACTTCGAGCGTCCAGAGAAGTCACCTTTCAGACCTGCTGAGCGACCGAAGCAGGTTCGTCCAGAGGATAATCTGCGTCCGGAAGGAGACTTTGACAAGCCTCAGAAGCCAGAATATCGATCAGCTGAGCGGCCGAAACAAGTGCGACCTCAGGATAATCTCAAACCAGAGGGAGATTTCGAAAGACCACAACCTACAGTCGTTGGAAAAGCTGAACGAGCTCAAATCATTCGTCATGAAGATAACCTCTACATGGAAGGAAACTTTGAGCGTACTGAGAAAACTGTCTTTATTGCTGGAGAGCGGCCGAAGCCAATTCGTCCCGACGATAATCTGCGTCCAGAAGGAGACTTCGAGCGTCCAGAGAAGTCACCTTTCAGACCTGCTGAGCGACCGAAGCAGGTTCGTCCAGAGGATAATCTGCGTCCTGAAGGAGAATTCACATCGCCAGAAAAGCCTCAATACAGACCTGCTGAGCGACCGAAGCAAATCAAACCTGAGGATAATCTGCGTTCGGAAGGAAAATTCCAGGCTCCCGAGCGTCCAGAATACCGTACAGGCGAGCGGCCTAAACCAATTCGCCCCGATGATAATCTGCGTCCAGAAGGGGACTTTGAACGTCCCGAAAAGTCTCCCTTTAAACCTGCTGAGCGACCGAAGCAGATTAAGCCTGAGGACAATTTGAAAACAGAAGGAGAATTTTCAACACCGCAGAAACCTCAATTCAAACCAGCTGAAAGACCGAAGCAAATTAAGCCACAAGATAACTTGAAGCCTGAGGGAGATTTCGATCGGCCTAAGCCTGTCGAAAGTATCGGAAAGGGAGATCGGGCTCAAATTGTGAAACATGCGGATAATCTGCGCGTAGAGGGTACTTTTGAAAGGGTAGAGAAAACCGTTTATGTTTCAGGGGAGCGACCAAAACCCATTAAGCCGGACGATAACCTACGTCCAGAGGGAGAGTTTTCGACGCCCGAAAAGCAAACGTTCCGGCCTGCAGAACgaccaaaacaaatcaaaccacAGGACAATCTCCGACCAGAAGGTGATTTTGATCGGCCACAAAAGTCGGTTGCCGGACCAGGCGAGAGGCCGAAGCCGATCAAACATGATGACAACCTGCGTCCCGAAGGTACTTTCGAAAGACCGGAAAAGGCTCAATTTAAACCTGCAGAACGACCGAAGCAAATTCGTCCTGAAGATAATCTGCGCACCGAAGGTGAATTCGAGAAGCCACAGAAATCACAGTTCCAGCCAGCGGAGCGTCCAAAACAGGTGAAGCCACAGGACAATCTTCAAATTGAGGGCGATTATAATTCTTTCAAGGAGTACACTGAACAGAAACAACGCAAGGAAGCGATACTGAAGGAGGTACATGAACCAACCATTGCCGATGGAGCCGTGCTCGTGACAACACAAACGGTTACCACCATTTTAAAGGGAGACAAGAAACAACCAACCGGAAGAcagactactactactgaggTACAGGATCAATCCAATCATTCTGAGGAAAGCTTCGCTCACAGTCGTAACGAGAACATCCAGCACCATCGAAGTGAGCACATCACTAGCTCCAACGCCCTGACTAGGGCACAACACGTTGAATCTAGTGTCAACGAACATGATCGCCTCACGCAACGATCCACAACGAACCAAACCCAATCGATTCATGACGTTTCGGGCCGAAATATTGCCGAATCGAAGACCAACCACAGCCACCGACAGATGGTCAATGGATCGACGGTTGTGAGCGGAGTTTCTCAAGAACAGCGTACACAGCACAGCGTacagtcatcgtcgtccagtTCCAAGATCCATCACACAAGCTCCTcgatgcagcaacaacagtccACAATCAGTGACACGCAGCATCTTCACGGTACTCACTCGCAGCATCTTAACGTCCAGCATGGCGAACCCACCGTTCAGCGTCATTCACGAGAACAAGTAACTGGTTCCCAGACGTCCTCAACCAGCAGTAAGGTGGTTGTAGATGGAAAAGTTATCACAGATAAGTCAGCATCCAACAGACACGCTACCGAGAAACTGGCTGTCGATGGTGTCGTAGTAACGGACAAGAGCTTCACAGAGCGACAGCAAAGTGGTTTTGATGGAATGGACAGCATCCAACAGGCACATTACACCAGCGGTCAAACTGTGCACGATTCCAGTGCTACTAACATCGGAAGTAGCTCGACGAAGCGCGCGCAAAATCAGGCCATTCGATctacaacaaacaacattaCCAACCTGGAAGGTACCAATGGCGTTCACAAGGGATCCCAGCGCAATGGAACCGCTCATAGCCAAGCGTCCACGGTCGACCATGCTACGGAAACTCAGGTTAAGAAACTGGTCGGTGGTAAATGGGTTACGAAGACGATCAAGACTGAGAGTAAAgcaagcaaccagcagcagcaccaacagcaaggAAAGGTGCACGATGTTTCATCTCATCGTCAACAGGGAGTGCTTACCGGTCAGATATCGGTAGCTGAACAGAACAAACTAAATCAACAACATAGCTCGATTGGTACCTCGTCCGATCAGCATACTCGCAGCTCCGCACACCACATATCGGTAgcggaacaaaacaaattgaacCAGCAGCACAGTTCGATCGGTACCTCTTCGGAAGTGCATGCTCATAGCAGCTCGTCGACTTCTAGCTCTTCGGTTGTGAAATCACATTCAAGCAGTAAGATGGTTAGCGAAAAGGTAGTTCAACGTGGAACTACCGAGAGCGTAGTTTCGGCGGCCGGATCACCCTCGGGTCGTACCGGAGCTCGCGGAGGATCCAGCATCGTACTGGGAGAATCCACCGTTGACAGCGCTTCATCGCGACGCGCGGCACAGCAGCAATCATCTACCACCACGAAACTAATCGGCGGTAAACTCGTGCAAGTTGCCTCGTCTAACgataccagcaacaacacgtCCAGCACGGCGGGTAAGTCATCCGGCGTGACATCTACATCCAGCACATCCAGCAACGTTCATCATTCCGCAACCAACGATCAATCATCGACCTCGACGAAGAGTTCCTCGTCGAGCGTGATGAAGTCGAGCAAGGTTGAATCCAGCAGCACGGCCGCTTCATCCACTACAagtggccaacagcagcaccatcgcaAGAACACGTTCGCCTCCACGGAGAACGTTAATAATGCCATTCTGTGCCGACCAGCGCAGGGACCGGTGGCGACAACGACCGGTATCGCGCTGCATGCCACGAACGgcagtgccagcagcatgAGCGTCTCCGGATACAACCAGCGCAAGAGCATCTCGAACCTCAACGATAGCGCCATGTACGCGACGACGAACCGGACCAGCTACAGCTCGTTGCATCGACGCGGAAAGGAATCGACCGAGGCAAGAATGCAGAACTACGTGAAAGCCGTCGAGACGGATACCATCGTTGGTCGGACGGTTAGAGGACAAGCCTGCCCTCCACCATCGCTGGCAGGGCTCGGTCTGGGCAGTAGCACTATCGGTACCAGCCACGGCATGAaaggtagcagcaacaccagcacatcGGTAACCACGAGCAGTTCGACGGCGTCGAACAATCAGAAGACTCTTCGCGATTACCATACCGCTATGAACGTCTCGCGAAGCTCCACGAAAGCCAACGCTTCCAGCATTTCGTTTGGCGATGATAAGTTCCATGGATCGAGCTCCTACAAGGTGCAGTACATCCAGCAACACGAAGGACGTTGCCCCGCGGCCGTACACGACAATCTGAAGCTGTCCAAAGTCACCAAGCAACACACGTACTACGTCCGGGACCAGAAGTag